A region of Leptospiraceae bacterium DNA encodes the following proteins:
- a CDS encoding DNA-protecting protein DprA: MDKLSILTFMLMPGISRGSVYKIWKQFPVINNVNEIFEALHAVKLPAIKPPEKDFVQSKYEEAFDIITQTEASGIQCIPFTDEAFPDSFREIPDPPALFFIEGNIDLLYHHSSMAVIGTRIPTPYLDEVGEKIIRKLKKEGFSIVSGLAIGCDTLAHAFALRNRAKTVAILPSGLRNVYPRVNRRLAERILSERGLLLSEYLPDARADKYQFIERDRLQSALADGVLILETDLQSGTMHTAKFAEVFGKRLACLISHPEKYWRHIQLEGNLQLIREKKAFAINSSTALQEFIHRVKTDIEEKRMEENLKRAF, translated from the coding sequence ATGGACAAACTCAGCATTCTAACTTTCATGCTCATGCCGGGGATAAGCCGGGGTTCGGTTTATAAAATCTGGAAGCAATTTCCTGTTATCAACAATGTTAATGAAATATTCGAGGCGCTACATGCAGTCAAACTTCCTGCCATTAAGCCTCCCGAAAAAGATTTTGTGCAAAGCAAGTATGAAGAAGCTTTTGATATAATTACCCAGACTGAAGCCAGCGGAATTCAATGTATTCCTTTTACTGACGAGGCTTTTCCTGACTCTTTTCGAGAAATTCCCGATCCACCTGCCCTTTTTTTTATAGAAGGAAATATCGATCTCCTCTATCACCATAGCTCTATGGCGGTAATAGGCACACGAATCCCTACTCCTTATCTGGATGAAGTAGGAGAAAAAATTATCCGTAAGCTAAAAAAAGAAGGTTTTAGCATTGTAAGCGGACTGGCGATAGGCTGTGATACTCTTGCTCATGCCTTTGCCTTACGTAATCGTGCAAAGACGGTAGCCATTCTTCCTTCAGGACTCAGAAACGTCTATCCGAGGGTGAACCGACGCCTGGCTGAACGAATTCTTTCCGAAAGAGGACTTCTTCTTTCAGAGTATCTTCCCGATGCCAGGGCCGATAAATACCAGTTCATAGAAAGGGACCGACTACAGAGTGCCCTGGCCGATGGAGTTTTAATATTAGAAACCGATCTTCAAAGTGGAACCATGCATACAGCAAAATTCGCCGAGGTTTTTGGAAAAAGACTCGCCTGTTTGATTTCACATCCGGAAAAATACTGGAGACATATCCAGTTAGAAGGTAATTTACAACTGATTCGAGAAAAAAAAGCCTTTGCTATCAATTCCAGCACAGCTTTACAGGAATTCATCCACCGAGTCAAAACCGACATAGAAGAAAAGCGAATGGAGGAAAACCTGAAACGTGCTTTTTAG
- a CDS encoding nucleoside:proton symporter: MNPILNTISFFGIFALCFIAWLGSEDKKRIPWKLMFWGIGIQLLLGFFIFIFPITREAIVVANDVLNLLLDASESGARFLFGDAMVPVKEKARADVPNMGFVFAMRSLPQVVFFSALVTLAYRLNIIQPVVRLFARFFSRTLKISGAESLSGAANIFVGIESVVSIRPYLEKMTRSEICAILASCFGSISSTVLGFYASILKPSFPNITGHLVASSILTIPACFVIAKILVPETGVPETMGKIPEEEKSEEEKKMSPMDALIKGAIDGVQIAMGIAAVLVAILGIVAFINLIFAKLALFEKSPNVLVHGIGVIFSYLTLDNIFAFLFFPLTFLTGVSLDFQELWQASSIIGSRLLQTSIPGFNALHALSSAGKITDRSLLIVSYVLSGFAHLASVGIFVGGMTNLVPSRSRDISSLAFKALWAATLATVMTGCIAGLFDTGHPSILGKIAR; this comes from the coding sequence ATGAATCCTATCCTGAATACCATATCTTTCTTCGGAATATTTGCTCTGTGCTTCATTGCCTGGCTCGGCTCTGAGGATAAAAAACGCATTCCCTGGAAACTTATGTTTTGGGGGATTGGTATACAGTTACTTCTGGGATTTTTTATTTTTATATTTCCGATTACAAGAGAAGCGATTGTTGTTGCAAATGACGTTTTAAACCTGCTTTTAGATGCTTCGGAATCTGGAGCGAGGTTTCTTTTCGGAGATGCCATGGTTCCGGTAAAGGAAAAAGCCAGAGCCGATGTTCCCAATATGGGCTTTGTTTTTGCCATGCGCTCCTTACCCCAGGTGGTTTTCTTTTCTGCCCTCGTTACCCTTGCTTATCGTTTAAACATTATTCAACCGGTAGTTCGTTTATTTGCGCGTTTTTTTTCCAGAACCTTAAAGATTAGTGGAGCCGAATCTCTATCGGGTGCTGCGAATATCTTTGTGGGAATTGAATCTGTAGTATCGATTCGACCTTATCTTGAAAAAATGACCCGTAGCGAAATCTGTGCTATTTTAGCGAGTTGTTTTGGTTCTATTTCCTCTACCGTTCTGGGCTTTTATGCTTCCATTTTGAAACCATCTTTTCCGAATATCACCGGGCACCTTGTCGCTTCTTCTATATTAACCATACCGGCCTGTTTTGTTATCGCAAAGATTCTTGTTCCGGAAACGGGTGTGCCGGAGACCATGGGAAAAATTCCGGAAGAAGAAAAAAGTGAAGAAGAAAAGAAAATGAGTCCTATGGATGCCCTGATAAAAGGAGCCATCGATGGGGTTCAAATTGCTATGGGAATTGCGGCTGTTTTAGTAGCCATTCTGGGAATTGTAGCTTTTATAAACTTGATATTTGCGAAGCTGGCTCTATTTGAGAAAAGTCCGAATGTTCTGGTTCATGGAATCGGTGTGATTTTTTCCTATTTGACTCTGGATAATATTTTTGCCTTTTTATTTTTCCCTCTTACTTTTCTTACCGGTGTTTCTCTTGATTTTCAGGAGCTCTGGCAGGCATCGAGTATTATCGGAAGCCGACTTTTACAAACTTCGATTCCCGGTTTTAATGCCCTTCATGCCCTGTCTTCTGCCGGTAAAATTACCGACCGTTCTCTTCTCATTGTCAGCTATGTCCTGAGTGGATTTGCTCACCTGGCTTCAGTTGGGATTTTTGTGGGTGGAATGACCAATCTGGTTCCTTCCCGTTCCAGGGACATTAGTAGTCTCGCTTTCAAGGCCCTCTGGGCGGCGACCCTGGCTACCGTGATGACCGGTTGTATCGCCGGGCTTTTTGATACGGGTCATCCGAGTATTCTGGGGAAAATCGCCCGCTAA
- a CDS encoding sterol desaturase family protein, which produces MLGFLSGIVYANAGEWMIHKYWLHEEAKKNKESFWRFHWNVHHKNCRQNAFIDADYQNTLFSEWDAQSKEAVALIGASLVHLPLFPFAPGFVAGVWFHAGYYYYVHKRSHLEPEWAKKSLPWHYDHHMGPNQDSNWCVTFPLFDYIMGTREKYLGTEREKEDSLRREKRLKEVKLAEAS; this is translated from the coding sequence ATGCTGGGATTTTTAAGTGGTATTGTGTATGCGAATGCAGGAGAGTGGATGATTCATAAGTACTGGTTACATGAAGAAGCCAAGAAAAACAAGGAAAGCTTCTGGCGTTTTCACTGGAATGTACATCACAAAAATTGCAGACAAAATGCTTTTATTGATGCAGATTATCAGAACACTTTGTTTTCGGAGTGGGACGCACAGAGTAAAGAAGCTGTAGCTTTAATCGGGGCCTCTTTAGTTCATCTTCCCCTGTTTCCTTTTGCACCTGGTTTTGTCGCCGGTGTTTGGTTTCATGCAGGCTATTATTACTATGTTCATAAGCGTTCTCATCTCGAACCGGAATGGGCGAAGAAAAGTCTTCCCTGGCATTATGACCATCACATGGGGCCAAACCAGGATTCCAACTGGTGTGTTACTTTTCCCCTGTTTGACTATATCATGGGAACAAGGGAAAAATATCTCGGAACCGAGAGGGAAAAAGAAGATAGCCTGAGACGCGAAAAAAGACTAAAAGAAGTAAAGCTCGCAGAAGCGAGCTAA